Within Lolium rigidum isolate FL_2022 chromosome 5, APGP_CSIRO_Lrig_0.1, whole genome shotgun sequence, the genomic segment TGGTACTCGTGGTGTACTGGTATCTTTGTGTTTACTGTGGTGTTTGTTCTTGAgttcaaaagaaaaagacatacatGGGGCTTTTTGTAAAAATTTCAATGCCCCATGTCACCTTCTCATTGCTTTTGTACCTATTAACTCCCTCGGTGCAAATTTGTGCATAAATTTGCTCCTCCTAAACAAGTTGTTGTACCAGGTGCTAATGGGCAACCCTAGCTGGCGGTCAACCGCTTGGGCGGTCAGATTCTGACCAAAAAATTCCATTTTTAGTAATATTTGAAATTCTTATTTATGGTAAAATTTTcgtttttagcaaaaaaaaaaaatcgaaccaAGTTTGCTAtacagggaaagttctgcatgcatgcgctAGGAGACAGAttcgctgatgtcagcggaatcttttccaaatttgaatattcaaaatattttaactttcaaatgacaacttcaatttaagattcgctttcaccaataaatccgtctcgacaagatcttcaaaactagcacccatgttaatatgtttcgccaACTTTTTTTcccggctaaaagttatcaaccctctctatttgaataatcaaccctccgtacctaagtgatcaacggtaaatgtataatttTATCAACcccaaaagttaattttatttgaaacattGTGACAGATTTTTTTAACTCACATGTTATTAGCCGATATTTTCTTTTCTAACAATTGTATGACGAAATTTGTTATTTATGGAAAATGTTGCATGCATTTCCTACTAGACAAAAAGAATGATGTAAGCGAGAATCTTTCTTAATTCtaaaattcaaaatattttatCTCCCAAATGACAACTTCAATTTAAAATACGTTTTTAGTAATGAactcgtctcgacgagatcttcaaaactagcacccatgttaacatGTTTCGATAACTTTTtttgggctaaaagttatcaaccctgaaATACGTCATTTATCAACCGTAAATTTAAAAACTTACCAACCCAAAAAGCAaatttcatttcgaatattttagcggctattttttttagtttacaagctatcaagccggtgcctcgttatttatcaatggtaaatataaataactaccaaccctaatttcatttagaaatattttagcgaatcttttttagtttacaagctatcaacccggtgtcccattatttatcaacagtaaatataaataactaccaaccctaaaaagctgATTTCGTttaaaatattttagcgacttttccagtttagaagctatcaacccgctgccccgttatttatcaacggtaaacataaatacctagcaaccttaaaaagctaatttcatttagaatattttaggaaCTCTTTTCTAGTTTACAAGATATCTACTCGgtgccccattatttatcaaaggtaattataaataactatcaatcctaaaaagttaatttcacttagaatattttagcgaccattttttttagtttacaagctatcaacccggcgctccgttatttatcaatggtaaatataaataactatcaaccataaagagtatttcatttagaatattttagcgaatcttttttagtttacaagttatcaactcgGTGCCTCGTTATTATCAACGGTAaaaaaataactatcaaccctgtTAATTTTACTTAGAATATTTTAACgacttttttttgtttacaagttatcaaccaggtgccccgttatttatcactgGTAAATTTAAATACTTAGCAACCCTAAAAAttaaatttaatttagaatatattatcaacttttgttagcttacaacttaaaacaatactaatttgagtagcaagtggtagttcatttgagttgcaagtgaatcCCCCACCCGTTATTCCCCCCTAAAAACCACTAGCTCGAAAAAGAGAATTATAAAAATTAATCCaaaaaacatgaattaccgtacgaaataacAACAAAAACGGAATTGCAAAAAAGAGAATTGTCAAAAGGaaattgcaaataaagagaattgagagcctcgtgctgaaaaaaaagagtgagatgctctgtgcatgcaTGTAGCAAATTATGCTGacaagttggctcattaaatgtaAACACATAAGAtactttgtgcatgcatgcagcgtGAACGCTCTTGGCTATATGCAACTTGCAAGTAGGAACATAAGCTATTAGTGTGAACACACAGCTGCATGTAAATGTAATTAAACACTAcgcaataaaataaaaaaaggaattGATTtcgtgcatgatgcatgatgcgaGCGCGGCGCGGCAGCCGCGAAGGAGGGAATTCGAGTGCTAATACCTCTTTAATTAATAGATTGTTGTTGTTTCCCCTAAAAAGGGCAGTTGACTTGTTTCCCCTAAAAAAGTGGAGTTGACTTGTTTCACCGTGAAGTGGAAGTGCGTGGAAGGAATATCCATCTTTTTTTCTTTAATTTATATTGCCATGCCAAAACGTAACGTTTTTGAACTCTGGTTTGTTTGAAAGAACATATTTTAATTCCGTTTCATTGCAGGACAGGTCTAATCAGAGTGACGATGTGACACTTATAATCTGTTCCCGGAGTAATCTGTTGATGCATATGGACCGAATCCTCTCAGAAGAGACTGAACACTCTTATGAACATCACAGATAGCCCTCCAATAATTACAGAAAATTATGTAAACACTCCTAATCCACAATCTACAGCACCAGTAGAGAACTCAATTCTGGCCAAGATACAGGGATACCATCGACACAGCTTTGAACTTTCCCATACACAGAATGTTGTACAATAGTCCAAGTCATGTAATCTCCGCATTCCAGGAGCTAATTGCCGAGGTCAATAATGTTCCGGTTTGAGCAtgacatcaaagaatatcttctgCAACCTCTCTAAAATTACACAGGCATTAATAACAGATAAGTGGTGTTGTTTTAATTTTCTAGGAATCAATTTGGACCAAGCAGTAACCCACCTTCGAGataaaacacacattttccataTGACAATCTAAACAGCAGATATCAAAACTAGAGAGAAATCATCTTGAAGGAAATGGGGGAGGGATGTACGAATGGACAAAACAAGACTAGCAAATTGCCATCAAAAGGTAAATGATGAATCGATCACTAAGATGCTTGGGTAATGAGCAGGAAGGGATCTTACAACTAGGATGGTTTTTTCTTGTGCGCACGTTTTGCAATTCGTTCAAAAACTTTATCTCCTTTCTTCATTTCCCTGAACAATAAATATGAGAAAAATGCTGGAAATGTTGAAGGTGAAAAAAAGGGATCATATCCAAAAAGTGCCACAAACCTCTGGTGCAAAAATACTATGAGATAGAGCAGTGGCAAAAGCAGCAACGTCAAGATGCAGAGAGCCAGGTAGAATCTATTTGTTTGTTTCTGCACAATGGGGTAAAAGGTAACAATAAGTTGGAAGCTTTTCTAATACTTTATAATTTATAAATTACCATCTATGTTCCACAATTCTAGATAATGACAGGCGCGAAGCTATTTTCGATTTTCATCAACAACAAACATTTTGAAACTATCATGCTATGTGATAGAATTAGATTCTCAAATTGCACTGCGTACCAATGTTGATTGTAGTTATTCAGAAAGGTACACAGTTACACACCATAAGAAATCAATGAACCTGAAGATTTACAGATTGGAGTTGGTTTAATATATTTCTCGAAATAGCTCAATCCTTTTTCGCTAAGACCCGCATAAAAATATGCTGCTGACGTGAGTAAAGCTAAAGCAACAGTAGTATTTATATCATTTGTGGGTGCTGCTAATTCCCCATGGGGTAACTCCATAATTTTCCTAAAATGAACAATCACACCTTACGGAAAAGAAATAAAAGCTTAATAACACATCAATTTGTTCGGGAAAAAATGACGTTAACTTATGCTACCATCTGCATTAAAAGGTAATGTTGTTCAGATGAAGCTTAATTGGATATTACAAAAGCTAGCACTAAGTTCAGAATTAATATTTGCAACAAAGTTTTTTGGTAAAAGTTTGCTCACCCTGCCACCTTTGGGGAAGGGTTTGGAGCGCCCGTTGCATGTGTGAGCATCACAGAATTGGTGCAAGAAAAATTCTGTAAACAGGTTGTATCAGAAAGAAGCGAACATTTGAGAGCTTTCGAGTATAGGTCCTAGCGTTTAACCAACACTCACCATGAAGCCGGCTGGCAGAATGCCCTTGATTAATAGGAAAGCAACTATCTGCAAGGCTCTGTTAACAGAAGCAGAAGGGAGTTCAATACTGACACTGAAAATACTCCTTAAATGCTATCTATATAGGCATATAACGCATCAACTATTTGACAATATTAACCAAAACACCAAATAATATTAAATGAACACAACGTAAATTGAAGCAATCTTTCATAGTTCTCTCACAGTCATGATCATCTTATAGTGTTCAGACGCAGCAGGTACAACAACCAATTTCTAATATTTGATTCATAGGTAGATAAACATGTAAGTCAATAGTAAATAGAAGTTCACACAATTGCATCGAATAAACAATACAAGCACAACAGCATGAAAGGAATGCATGAACTGATGCTTTGCTTATCAGTATCAAAGTGCCGAACAGTATCTTTTTCAGGAAAAAGACAAGATCACAATAGATACAGACAAAAGGGAGCAATAAGATACATCTAGTTGTTATCTAACACAAACCTACATATAAGCATAGGAATACGTATGAATCTATGAATGTTTCATGTATGCAACAAGCCTACAAGAGTAGCAAAAAATGGGCCAAACAAAGATATTTAGGGCAGTTCAAACAAAATGATAAGAACCTCACAAAGATGGCGGTTCCTTGCAGCTGCAGCAGCATTACATTTACTCTTTGGTTTCTTGAACTCCATAGCCAGATCACAGTGAAGTGCTCCACAAAGATCTGCCAAGCATCTTCCTTGACTCTAAGGAAACAATTCAAGATTTATCAGTTCATGACTCGACATAAAAACGAATGCACAAGTTGAAGTGACCAGGATAGATCAAACAAGCTAACTTGCTAGTATGAGAACTTGGAGTGCAAGCCTAGGAAAATGACATAAAATGGAAGAAATCATGACAGCCAGTAAGAAGCATACATTATCGACCAGATTATTGTGCCGGTTTGCAAAATGCTGGTCGATAAATTTCTCTGCCCGAAAAGATTTCTTGCAGAAGCCACAGCGCCACTCGTTAATATCAAAATGGATCTTATGTTGCTCTTGTTCCCGAAACATGTCATTTTCAGGATGAAGCCTGCATTTGCTTGGGAGTTCATATTTCTCCTTTTCCACAAATGGCATCAAATACTGCATAAAAAGAGAGAGAGTTGAACCTGTAATGTCTATGGATGCACAGATGCAGTGAGCAGTCACATTGCATTGCATATCTTACCTCGTCAACAGCTTTCCAAGCTGCACGGCTCCTTTCTCTTGAGCAATGCACCTCGTGTGACTttatttggtgaagtaatctggcaTCAAGTGAAAACACAAAACTCTTCAGTATTGTGTCCCAAGACTCTACATAAAACATTTAAGATTCCATGAGTCGACAAGTCTGTTTCTGGTGTTTCTTTTCTTAGGATTATGTTACGTGGGGAATTCATTACAGCTGGGATATAGGCCCAGCTGGTGGCAGGCTAAAGACGTAGTCCCTATCTGTTTGGATCAGAATAAGAGACGCAACTGTTTGATCATCTAGAGTGGTATTGTTCTAGTTTAGATTCCAGTTAGTAATGAGTGTTCTTGATCTCCATATGTTAGGACATGTCCTATATTATGAGGCTATGAGGTCACATAAAGGCAACTTATCAATAGTTTTTCCATAAATGACGATTTCCACTACCCCTATTATTGACCTGTTTCAGTTACCCCACCACAGACATCTGGTCTGCCCGCTAGTGCCTCCTGGCCACAGCCCACAGGTACCTCCACCGGTCAAGAGGCTCTAACAGGTTATAGGTAATGAGTAACTTTAGGAGGATCGGGGCGAGGACCTTACTTGAATTACCATGCGCAGAAAAATAGAATGAGGAACTTATTTAATGTGGCATGCCCAGAATAAAACATTAATCGATAAGTCACAGTTTAATCTGTAACAACTTAGTTTGGTACCTGGATCCAGTCCCTCCATGGAATTCCTAGATCAAAAAAAAGTCAAATTAGCCAGCCCAGAGGAATATGGTACTCACTGTAACATCAAAAGAATCCTAGTAAACAGTAAAGATGAGGTAACAATTTTGATCTTTTTACGTAGGCCACAACATGCttatctctactaataagttacgaatcggtggtgttggtaggtcaaaaaaaCCAGAACAAATTTTCGTCCATCAAATAAACCGATCTAATCTTCTTAACTATTAGTTTGCAATAGGTGGTGTCCCTACATGAAAAAACCAATTGGTACGTTAAAAGAACCGCTCCTGCCAGATCGTTCGCGCTTCCAATCTTGGTACGTGGGAAAAAACCGGGAGCAAACCCTCCCAGAAAACCAACAGCGATGGTGCCACCTAGCGACCCCGCTGTAGAAAAGTTGCCTAGACCAGGAAAACCAGCGAAGAAAGGTCGATTGTCGTATGTAAAAAAACCGTGAAATTTACAAGGTATGCCACCGCCAAGTGAAAATAACGATTCGATGTGCGGGACATGCCTAAAAGTCTGTGAAGATGGAACGTTGACTACCGGTGCTAGCAGGAGGTCGTGGACCGCATCACCGCCCACCCGGCGTCGCGCTGGCCCGGTGTGGTCTTCAGGCTTCGCTCAACCTACCTCGGCGCATCGCTCCGGTTTCGATCTTGTGAGTTGCAACACGAGTGGCTCCAACAAAGCCGGAACGCCTGCTTCAACAATTCCAAGATCTTGAATAGGGGGAGAAGGGGAGCTCTTCCCGTCACCGCCACTCCTAGGGAACTACCACCGCGATACCCTGCTCAACAAGGAGGTGAATACGAGGCAGGTGCTGCTGCCGGGAGAGATCGTGCAGCGTGGCTGTGGTCACCAACCCCGGCCCCTCGCCACCTCTGAAGTCGCGCAGCATGGCTGTGGTGAACGACCCCGGCAGCTCTCGGCCTCTGACGTCGAGCGCAGCTCCGGGCTACTCCTCCCCTTATTTTTCTATTTGAACTGATCAGATGGGATTAGATGTTCTGATTGAATGATCGAGCTAGGGCCACAGGTGTACGTACCTGCAATTTCCTGTTTCTCTGTATTACTTGCGAGACTGCAACTCCATCCGTTTGCAGACAATATTTTCAGTAGGGAGCAGGAAAAATCTTGAATCATTTAGTGCATCGAACTTGAGCTCTTTCATAAATTCACTGACACCAACGACCGAGATTAGGCTTTGCTTTTATAATCTCTATGATCGAGCTGCTTTTGCTCTTTGAAGTAATATATAGAGGACAAAATGTATGATGGCTCTGGCTATATTCGTGCCCCTGATGATGCCAAAGACTGTGTTTTCCCCTCCTCATGTTCTTAAATTCTTCAGTAGACTACCATGGTTTGTTTCCTGTCTCCACACTGACGCACTTTAGTGCTACAATGTAATTGCGGATTTTAAGTGACTTTTACATTTTGCAAACACGAACGTCCGTTACTAGGATTTTTAAAGTAGAATGTAAGCATAGGATACTATGGTAATTGAGAAAAATGATCATGTTCTATTTCATGGATTGGAACTTTGGGATGCAATCAGTCATATTCCTCTCCATTGGGACATATGCTGCATTATTgtaattttggattttttttacttGACTATTTGATATGTCACGCCTTAATTTTtcaactatatagaaaaaaaaCGACTTGCCATTACATAAATTGCCCCATCCTACATTGCAATTGATCTGATACCCATTTTGACTTATTCATAATATCCGCACGGAACTTCTGTGCACATGAAACTTCTGTGCACATGACGCTTAGTTTTCTCTATTAGTGGGCTTTTAAGTTATTACCTTATTAATTTTCTCTCTCGATAAAACACAGGTACTTTTGACTGGCATTGTTTGTGTCAGCCTTTGCTTTTTAAACAAAAATAATAAACACAAGGACCATTAAATTGCTGATTatcttatttgtgatcttgcaaaaTTCCGTACTCACCACACACAACTTGATTTAATGGTTGCTACTCAAGGGCAGCGGGTCATGTTCATTACGAAAATTGATTCAAAAGCTGCGAAATGGCTCAATGTCTGCGGGTTATGTTGATTTCATAAGTGAAGTCTGCTTACAACGCTTTTTAGTTCATAGTTGAAGATGAAAATATTGGATAGATGGCTTGGGTTAAGGAAAATACCATAAATAGACATACCAACAAAACCATATCTTTTAAATACAAACATGTTCGAAAGTCACAAAATGACATAGTTACCCATATAAAACCAAAGTAAACGATAACATATACAAGTTTTtatcccgtagcaacgcacgggcatttagcTAGTACATATTTAATATCTGAATATTCGCAGAGATGAAAGCCAATTCTTGATCCAGTTCATATATATGAAACCCAAAGGGTGTTGTTATTCTAGAAAGAACTCATGGAAGGCATGCAAAGAAGCTAGTCCGGCCAGATGAAGTAGTAGTTTGACACGATATGGTAATTGCCATAACGCAGGGCAGTACGGTGACACGATTTGGATCACTAGTACTGCGTTAGCAAATTGTCACTTGCACACGAACCATGAGTCACATATCAATTTTTTCATGCAAAACTAGTTGCATAAGCTCGTGGGTGTTGGCAGACAGCGTTGAGCCTCGAAATCCTATAACTTGCTAAGATTCTTCCAAGAAACGTCACAAGAATCACTGGGATAAAAAGATGGCTGGACCTTGTTGAGGAACGCCCAGAATAAACCACGTACCATTGGGTTCGAGTTCGACCGAATACTACCCACAAATACAGATCAAGCTCTAGATTTGACGCAAAAAAAAATTCTAATGAACTTAAAGATCAATCAGACACAAAAATAAGTACCGTTTGCAGCGCAACGGCTGACAAATCGAGAATTGCACTCACGAATCTGGAATCCAGCAAGAGGAAAGGGGGTAATACTAATAAAGCAGTACCTGATCCGATCCGGACACGAGGAGAAGGCAAGAGACGGCGACGAACGATGCGAAAAGGAACGACTCGGGGCGGCCACCCCAGCTCCTCATGCTAGGGAGCTGTGCTCCTTGCCAACGGAAAATCGTCAAAGTCCGGATGGGTCTGCACTGCACTCCAGCAGAGGGGCAGAGAGGGAGCGGTGGCAGGAAGGCTTCGCCGCGTGGTTCGAGAGGGGAGGTATGTGGGCTATTTGATAAAATGCCCTACCTTACTTTGCCATTTGCCTCAAGCGGTTTACTTTGGCATTGCTGAAATACCCCG encodes:
- the LOC124653352 gene encoding uncharacterized protein LOC124653352; translated protein: MRSWGGRPESFLFASFVAVSCLLLVSGSDQEFHGGTGSRLLHQIKSHEVHCSRERSRAAWKAVDEYLMPFVEKEKYELPSKCRLHPENDMFREQEQHKIHFDINEWRCGFCKKSFRAEKFIDQHFANRHNNLVDNSQGRCLADLCGALHCDLAMEFKKPKSKCNAAAAARNRHLCESLADSCFPINQGHSASRLHEFFLHQFCDAHTCNGRSKPFPKGGRKQTNRFYLALCILTLLLLPLLYLIVFLHQREMKKGDKVFERIAKRAHKKKPS